From the genome of Treponema peruense:
TGCGGATTGCTGTCTCATAGGGCACTGCTCTCTTCCAAGATACTATAAATTTTATAAGATATATGCTAAAATAGAGTATATTTGGGAGGATATAATGGGTTTTGTTCCACATTTAGTTCAATATCAAGGGTCTAAACGCAATTTGGCTTCAAAAATTCTTAAATATATACCCAGCAATTCCAATACAATAATCGAACCATTTTCTGGAACGGCTGCAATTACATTGGCATGTTCTTATAATAACAAAGGAACTCGTTATATTGTAAATGATTTAAACAAACCTTTATCACAATTATTGAAGTTGGTAGTTGAAAATCCAGAATATGTTTCAACAAAATATGAAGAAATTTGGAATGGACAATTAACAGAAGATTCCATTTCTCATTATTATAAAGTCAGAGAACAATTCAATAAAAATAATGATCCTGTTTTATTTTTATATCTGCTTGCTAGATGTGTAAAAGGCTCTGTAAGATATAACTCAGAAGGAAAGTTTAATCAGAGCCCGGACAAGAGAAGACATGGCACAAAACCAGAAACCATGACAAAAAATATCGTTTCAGTATCTAAACTTCTAAAACAGAAAACGACTTTTAAATCTTGCGATTACAAAGATATTTTACAAGGTGCAAACAAAGGCGATTTGATTTATATGGATCCTCCTTACCAAGGCGTTTGTGGAGATAAAGACTCTAGGTATTTTGCAGGAATAAACCACGATGAATTTATCGAAGAGTTAAAGAAACTCTCTCAAAAAAATGTTTCTTTTATCGTTAGCTATGATGGAAAATTAGGAAATAAAAGTTATGGAAAAGAAATTCCTTCAAATACAGGGGTTCAACACATTTATCTAGATGCTGGAATTTCATCTCAATCAACACTTTTAGGAAAACAGGAAAAAACTATAGAATCACTGTATATTTCTAATGACCTCGTTGAAATATACAATTATAATTTATGCAAAAGAGAAGACGATGATGAATTACTCAAAAGAGTTTCTTGAATTATTAAATTCGGTAAAAGAAAAACGTCCTCGAACCGTAATAGATCATATATTAAAATATGGATTTATAACAACTGAAGATTTGAAAGATAAATATGGTTATAACCATCCACCAAGAGCAATAAGAGATGTTCGTGAACATGGAATACCTTTGATAACATATCGAGTTGAAGGTAGTGATGGTCGAAAAATCGGTGCTTATAAATTTGGAGAATACAATAAACAAGAAATTCAAAAAAAGCAGGGCGCACAGTTTTATCAAAAAAATTAAAAGCTTCTTTATTGGAAAAGTATGGGGCAAAATGTTTTATTTACAATGAAAAATTACCAGAGAATGAATTACAAATAGATCATAGAGTTCCTTTTGAAGTTGCAGGAGATTCAGATGGAGAATTAAATCCAGATGATTTCATGTTACTATCACCTTCTGCAAATAGAGAAAAAGACTGGGCTTGTGAACATTGTCCTAATTGGAAAAATGAAAAAGATAGAAATGTTTGTAAAAAATGTTATTGGGCTTATCCAGAAAATTATTCACATGTTGCCACAAAAGAAATAAGAAGAATTGATATTGAATGGGAAGAAAATGAAATTCCATGGTATGATCAACTTGTAGAAATGGCTAAATATGTTAATAAAGATATACAGGAAATAATAAAAGAAATGATTAAGGAGTATAGAAAATAGAATCAGCTAACTCAGTTTTCGTGCGGACACGCCCCACCGTTAGTGGCGGCCGGCCACGCCGGTTCGGCGTGCAGCACAAGCCTACGTTACGTGGACGATGTCGCATTTTTAAGAAAGTTCTTTTCCGTTACGAAGAAAGAATCAGAAAACACGGACAATCAATCTTCAAAAAGAAACAAAACCCCTTTAAAAACAAAAGACCGCCCTTTGCATCTAAGAGCGGTTCAATTTAAAGATTTCATCTTTAATCTTTTTCCTTAATCTTTCAATTGCTTTAACAATCTTGAGTTCCATTTCAATTTCTAAGGAAGTCAAGCCAGTATCTATAATTTACTAAAATTCTTACAGGAACTGACTAATCTATTTTAGGAACTTGTAAAGCAGGAGAATCAAAAAGCGTTACAAGAAGTTCAAATTATGTAACTTCTCTTCCTGTTACCTTTGATTGGACATGGACATTTTCTTATGACGGAGCTGAATATACAGTTACCGGAAACTACACCTATGAAGAAAAAAATAGACTTGAGTTTTTAATAATCAACTTGATTTCTGACAAATTTTATAGTATATTACAAACAGTGGTGAGTCCTACCCTAAGTGGAATCTTTAAAAGCAGTGAACCCTACTGTGAGTGGGAACTTTAAAAGCGGTGAGTCCTACCGATAAGTGGAGCCAATAAGGCCGTAGTTCAGTTTTACTGCTACGGCTTTTTTTATTGCAATAAGGAAAACAAAATGGAACAACAACGCCTAAATCTATACTTTATGGATATGAAATACATCCGGGATTTACACAATGCAGATGACAGAGTTCAATCTGTTTCTCCTCAGATTCATAAAAGCAGACGTCCGTTTATTGGAATTGTTATAATTTGTGATGAACATAAATATTGCGTTCCTCTTGATTCTGCAAAAGAAAAACATAAGACTCAGAAAAACGATGTAGATTTTGCCCGTATTTTTGACGGCGAGAAAGTTATCAGTGTCTTAAATTTCAACAATATGGTTCCGATTGATGACCAGTTTATTACTAAGATAAATTTAAAACCATCCCCGAAAGATTCTCTGGCTCAAGCAAATTACAAGAAACTTTGCATCAAAGAAATCAAGTGGTGCCGTAAAAACCAGGAAGCAATCGTAAGAAAGGCAAATAAACTTTACTATTTGGTTCAAAAACCGAATTGCAGCAGTATGCTTAAGAAAAGATGTAATGACTTTAAGAAACTCGAAAAAGTTTTGGAAAAGAAGTTGCAAAAGAAATAAATCATATAACTCCGGCTTCGTGCGGACAACTTGTTTTGTCACAGTTTTTGCTGGTCGCCTTCGGCTCCTTAACGCAAAAACTGCGACAATTTTGCCTTCGGCAAAACCGCAAAACAACGTTATGTTGACAGGTGCTATGCGCACCTGCGCTTGACGAAGAAACTTCGCCCCTTATTTATTCTAACAATATTTCTTTCAAGTTGTTCAAGTACGGGATTTTTAATGGCTAAACCAGAAGTATTAAAGTATGGACAACTTTTTCCAGACTGAAAGTTCATTTAAAATGAAAAAAGCACCTGTAGTTAAACAGATGCTTTCTCTTATGTGGGCCATACGTCACTTCGTTCCGTTTGCCGAGAGGAAAGGATTGACATATGCGCTCACGCGCATGGCGTCATCTAGGACTTGCCTTCCGTTCGCAGACGTCCTGGCTCCTCCTTACAGGCCGGCTTCATTCGCTGACGGCGACCTCCTGTCGCCTTTTCGCGGCACCTGCCGCGCGCTCATTGCGCTTCAAGTCCTAGTCTTTCCAGACTGAAAATTCATTTAAAATAAAAAAAGCACCTGTAGTTAAACAGATGCTTTCTCTTATGTGGGCCATACGTCACTTCGTTCCGTTTGCCGAGAGGAAAAGATTAACATATGCGCTTTCGCGCATGGCGTCATCTAGGACTTGCCTTCCGTTCGCAGACGTCCTGTCTGCTCACTACAGGCCGGCTTCATTCGCTGACGGCGACATCGTGTCGCCTTTTCGCGGCACCTGCCGCGCGCTCATTGCGCTTCAAGTCCTAGTCTTTCCAGACTGAAAATTCATTTAAAATAAAAAAAGCACCTGTAGTTAAACAGATGCTTTTTTTGATGTGGGCCATCTAGGACTTGACCTCCGGCCCGCTCCCTGCCGATTGCTCCCACTTGGTCGCAACCAGCAGGGCTTCAAGTCCTAGTTTTTCCAAAGTAAAAATTCATTTAAAACTAAAAAAGCACCCGTTTACTAACAGATGCTTTTTCTTGATGTGGGCCATCTAGGACTTGAACCTAGGACCAAAGGATTATGAGTCCTCTGCTCTAACCGACTGAGCTAATGGCCCGTTTGTATTGGATATTATATAATATTCTTAACAGGGTGGTCAAGGGGTGGGGTGGAACTGGGCACATTTCCTTTCAATAATTTTTTTTAAATTTACTTGACATTTAGAAAATATAATATTA
Proteins encoded in this window:
- a CDS encoding type III toxin-antitoxin system ToxN/AbiQ family toxin is translated as MDMKYIRDLHNADDRVQSVSPQIHKSRRPFIGIVIICDEHKYCVPLDSAKEKHKTQKNDVDFARIFDGEKVISVLNFNNMVPIDDQFITKINLKPSPKDSLAQANYKKLCIKEIKWCRKNQEAIVRKANKLYYLVQKPNCSSMLKKRCNDFKKLEKVLEKKLQKK
- a CDS encoding Dam family site-specific DNA-(adenine-N6)-methyltransferase, with product MGFVPHLVQYQGSKRNLASKILKYIPSNSNTIIEPFSGTAAITLACSYNNKGTRYIVNDLNKPLSQLLKLVVENPEYVSTKYEEIWNGQLTEDSISHYYKVREQFNKNNDPVLFLYLLARCVKGSVRYNSEGKFNQSPDKRRHGTKPETMTKNIVSVSKLLKQKTTFKSCDYKDILQGANKGDLIYMDPPYQGVCGDKDSRYFAGINHDEFIEELKKLSQKNVSFIVSYDGKLGNKSYGKEIPSNTGVQHIYLDAGISSQSTLLGKQEKTIESLYISNDLVEIYNYNLCKREDDDELLKRVS